The Streptomyces avermitilis MA-4680 = NBRC 14893 genome contains a region encoding:
- a CDS encoding MarR family winged helix-turn-helix transcriptional regulator codes for MPTPPPRRPHDLMQLLTRAERLAARHLQAVLDEDGCSLDAWRVLALLSDGEGHHMTAVAEAAFLPPATLTKLTDHLVDQNLVHRRVDPLDRRRILAYLTPRGRTYWRRLDREIRARWPVLSDGDDELLRALLDRLAGTLDGAAVESGL; via the coding sequence ATGCCCACCCCACCTCCGCGTCGGCCCCATGACCTGATGCAGCTGCTCACGCGGGCCGAGCGACTGGCCGCGCGCCACCTCCAGGCGGTGCTGGACGAGGACGGCTGCTCGCTGGACGCCTGGCGGGTGCTCGCCCTGCTCTCCGACGGCGAGGGGCACCACATGACGGCGGTCGCCGAAGCGGCCTTCCTGCCGCCCGCGACCTTGACCAAGCTGACCGACCACCTCGTCGACCAGAACCTCGTCCACCGCCGGGTCGACCCCCTCGACCGACGCCGCATCCTCGCCTACCTCACCCCGCGCGGCCGGACGTACTGGCGCCGGCTCGACCGCGAGATCCGCGCGCGGTGGCCTGTGCTCAGCGACGGCGACGACGAACTGCTGCGGGCCCTGCTGGACCGGCTGGCGGGCACGCTCGACGGGGCGGCCGTGGAATCGGGCCTCTGA
- a CDS encoding substrate-binding domain-containing protein, which produces MFRHDPPAPDWFTVDDSVLRVALVFPLQGSAGIFGPTCELCARLAAEEVNRAGGVLGKELRLLPVDGGAPPREIADRVAALVDLGVVQGVTGWHISSVRQALAPRIAHRVPYVYTALYEGGEHTAGVFLTSETPRDQLRPAMRLLARERGVRRWFVIGNDYVWPRRTARAAHSYARECGGSIGGEVYLPLGTHDFEPVLRRIERSDADAVLMLLVGSDAVRFNRAFAAAGLDGRCLRLSTLMDENMLLASGPAATADLYSTAGFFASLANQDTLDFHGRYAARYGVEAPALGSLGESCYEGVLLLAALIGRAGTLEVSAIGAAADTVSYEGPRGLLRLRGGHVRQRIYLARADGLDFDVVAELDLHSSRP; this is translated from the coding sequence ATGTTCCGGCACGATCCCCCTGCGCCCGACTGGTTCACGGTCGACGACTCCGTGCTCCGCGTGGCGCTCGTATTTCCCCTCCAGGGGTCGGCGGGGATCTTCGGACCGACCTGCGAACTCTGTGCGCGGCTGGCCGCGGAGGAGGTCAACCGGGCGGGCGGGGTGCTCGGCAAGGAGCTGCGGCTGCTGCCCGTCGACGGCGGCGCGCCGCCGCGCGAGATCGCCGACCGGGTCGCGGCGTTGGTCGACCTGGGCGTCGTGCAGGGCGTCACGGGCTGGCACATCTCCTCGGTGCGACAGGCGCTGGCGCCGAGGATCGCTCATCGTGTGCCGTACGTCTACACCGCCCTGTACGAGGGCGGTGAGCACACCGCCGGTGTGTTTCTGACGAGCGAGACCCCGCGCGATCAACTGCGACCCGCCATGCGGCTGTTGGCGCGTGAGCGCGGGGTACGTCGCTGGTTCGTCATCGGCAACGACTATGTGTGGCCCCGCCGTACCGCGCGGGCGGCGCACTCGTACGCACGCGAGTGCGGCGGGAGCATCGGCGGGGAGGTCTATCTGCCGCTGGGGACCCACGACTTCGAGCCCGTGCTGCGGCGCATCGAACGGTCGGACGCGGACGCGGTGCTCATGCTGCTGGTCGGCAGTGACGCGGTGCGCTTCAACCGGGCGTTCGCCGCGGCCGGGCTCGACGGGCGGTGTCTCAGGCTGAGCACGCTGATGGACGAGAACATGCTGCTGGCGAGCGGTCCGGCGGCGACCGCGGACCTCTACAGCACCGCCGGGTTCTTCGCCTCGCTGGCGAACCAGGACACGCTCGACTTCCACGGCCGGTACGCGGCGCGGTACGGCGTCGAGGCGCCGGCCCTCGGCAGTCTCGGCGAATCCTGTTACGAGGGAGTGCTGTTGCTGGCCGCGCTCATCGGGCGGGCCGGGACGCTGGAGGTGTCGGCCATCGGAGCGGCGGCGGACACCGTGTCGTACGAGGGTCCGCGCGGGCTGCTGCGGCTGCGGGGCGGGCATGTCCGGCAGCGCATCTATCTGGCGCGGGCGGACGGCCTCGACTTCGACGTGGTCGCCGAACTCGATCTCCACAGTTCCCGCCCTTGA
- the urtA gene encoding urea ABC transporter substrate-binding protein gives MAGTAALAAVVALSACGAKTDAGGSSDKAAQADVSGDTVKVGLLNSLSGTMAISEVTVRDSLKLAIDEINASGGVLGKKIKPISEDGASDWPTFAEKASKLIKEDRVAATFGCWTSASRKAVKPVFEKNKSLLFYPVQYEGLEESPYIFYTGATTNQQIVPALDYLKSQGKKKIYLVGSDYVFPRTANKIIKAYAKANGMTVLGEDYAPLGSTEFSTIANKVKAAKADAVFNTLNGDSNVAFFKEYKSAGLTAKSMPVVSVSIAEEEVKSIGSQYLAGQLTAWNYYQTTPGAANTKFVKAYKAKYGQGKPTSDPMEAAYTSVYLWKAMVEKAKSFDPEKVKAASDGITFDAPEGKVTVDGASQHIRKTARIGRIGTDGLIEQVWDSGKPIKPDPFLKGYSWASGLS, from the coding sequence ATGGCCGGTACGGCCGCGCTCGCGGCCGTCGTCGCACTCTCCGCGTGCGGCGCCAAGACCGACGCGGGCGGCTCGTCCGACAAGGCCGCCCAGGCGGACGTGAGCGGCGACACGGTCAAGGTCGGTCTGCTCAACTCGCTGTCCGGCACCATGGCGATCAGCGAGGTGACCGTACGCGACTCGCTGAAGCTGGCGATCGACGAGATCAACGCCTCGGGCGGAGTGCTCGGCAAGAAGATCAAGCCGATCAGCGAGGACGGCGCCTCCGACTGGCCGACGTTCGCCGAGAAGGCGAGCAAGCTCATCAAGGAGGACCGGGTCGCGGCCACCTTCGGCTGCTGGACCTCCGCGAGCCGCAAGGCCGTCAAGCCGGTCTTCGAGAAGAACAAGTCGCTGCTGTTCTACCCCGTGCAGTACGAGGGACTGGAGGAGTCCCCGTACATCTTCTACACGGGCGCGACCACCAACCAACAGATCGTCCCGGCGCTCGACTACCTCAAGAGCCAGGGCAAGAAGAAGATCTACCTGGTCGGCAGCGACTACGTCTTCCCGCGCACCGCCAACAAGATCATCAAGGCGTACGCGAAGGCCAACGGCATGACGGTGCTGGGCGAGGACTACGCGCCGCTGGGCTCCACCGAGTTCAGCACGATCGCCAACAAGGTGAAGGCGGCCAAGGCGGACGCGGTCTTCAACACGCTCAACGGCGACTCGAACGTGGCCTTCTTCAAGGAGTACAAGTCGGCCGGCCTGACCGCCAAGAGCATGCCGGTCGTCTCGGTGTCGATCGCCGAGGAAGAGGTCAAGTCGATCGGATCGCAGTACCTGGCGGGCCAGTTGACGGCCTGGAACTACTACCAGACCACCCCGGGCGCGGCGAACACCAAGTTCGTGAAGGCGTACAAGGCCAAGTACGGCCAGGGCAAGCCGACCAGCGACCCGATGGAGGCCGCGTACACCTCGGTCTACCTGTGGAAGGCGATGGTCGAGAAGGCGAAGTCCTTCGACCCGGAGAAGGTGAAGGCGGCCTCCGACGGCATCACCTTCGACGCGCCGGAGGGCAAGGTCACCGTCGACGGGGCCTCGCAGCACATCCGCAAGACGGCCCGCATCGGCAGGATCGGCACCGACGGCCTGATCGAGCAGGTGTGGGACTCCGGGAAGCCGATCAAGCCGGACCCGTTCCTCAAGGGCTACTCCTGGGCCTCCGGCCTCTCCTGA
- the urtB gene encoding urea ABC transporter permease subunit UrtB, producing MTVIFGQTFTGISIGAVLLLIALGLSLTFGQMNVINMAHGEFIMAGAYTTYVLQKSISSAGLSLLVALPVAFLVSGALGALLEWLLIRRLYLRPLDTLLVTWGVSLMLQQLARDIFGAPNVQTRAPELLTGNITVIGGDDPLTFANSRLFILGLAIAAVVALSLTLRLTPLGRRIRAVVQNRDLAEVSGISTGRVDRTAFFIGSGLAGVAGVALTLVGPIGPTMGTNVIIDAFLVIVVGGIGQLKGSVIVAFVLGVLQSVLEYSTTVSVAKVLVLVAIVAFLQWRPQGLYTLRTRSLV from the coding sequence ATGACCGTCATCTTCGGTCAGACCTTCACCGGCATCAGCATCGGTGCCGTTCTGCTGCTCATCGCGCTCGGCCTCTCGCTCACCTTCGGTCAGATGAACGTCATCAACATGGCCCACGGCGAGTTCATCATGGCCGGCGCCTACACCACATACGTCCTGCAGAAGTCCATTTCCAGCGCCGGATTGTCGCTTCTGGTCGCGCTGCCCGTCGCATTTCTCGTCTCGGGCGCACTCGGGGCGTTGCTGGAATGGCTGCTGATCCGCCGGCTGTATCTGCGGCCGCTCGACACACTTCTCGTCACCTGGGGCGTCTCCCTGATGCTCCAGCAACTCGCCCGGGACATCTTCGGCGCACCGAATGTGCAGACACGGGCGCCCGAGCTCCTCACCGGGAACATCACGGTCATCGGCGGTGACGACCCGCTCACCTTCGCCAACAGCCGGCTGTTCATCCTCGGGCTGGCCATCGCCGCGGTGGTCGCGCTGTCGCTGACGCTGCGGCTGACCCCGCTCGGCCGGCGCATCCGGGCCGTGGTGCAGAACCGGGATCTGGCCGAGGTGTCCGGCATCTCCACCGGCCGGGTCGATCGCACGGCCTTCTTCATCGGCTCCGGGCTCGCCGGGGTCGCCGGGGTCGCGCTGACGCTGGTCGGTCCGATCGGGCCCACCATGGGCACCAACGTGATCATCGACGCCTTCCTGGTGATCGTGGTCGGCGGCATCGGGCAGCTCAAGGGCAGTGTGATCGTCGCCTTCGTGCTCGGCGTGCTCCAGTCGGTCCTCGAGTACTCGACCACGGTCAGCGTCGCGAAGGTGCTGGTGCTGGTCGCCATCGTCGCTTTCCTCCAGTGGCGGCCCCAGGGGCTGTACACCCTGCGCACGAGGAGTCTCGTATGA
- the urtC gene encoding urea ABC transporter permease subunit UrtC, producing MTGSRTSFLKGRSTRAAAGFTGAAVALFAVAPLALSDFRLGLLAKYLCTAMVAVGICLAWGRGGLLTLGQGVFFGLGGYAMAMHLKIVDAGPGTIPDFMQLYGTATELPWWWRPFANPVFALAATVLLPMAVAAVLGSFIFRRRVKGAYFAILSQALAAAFAIWLVGQQATTGGTNGLTDIQGFFGYDLDDPVNQRMVYFVIAAALLLLIALARQLIHSRYGELLVAVRDSEERVRFLGYNPANVKLVAYVVAAGMAGLAGALFVPAVGIISPALIGIVPSIELVIGAAVGGRASLAGAVLGAIAVAWAKTALSEEFPAAWTYFQGLLFIVALAFLPGGLASLVGIARRRRASRVSADTAPVLPVGEAA from the coding sequence ATGACCGGGTCCCGAACGTCGTTCCTCAAGGGGCGCTCCACCCGGGCGGCGGCCGGCTTCACGGGAGCCGCCGTCGCGCTCTTCGCCGTCGCCCCGCTCGCCCTCTCCGACTTCCGGCTGGGGCTACTCGCCAAGTACCTGTGCACCGCGATGGTCGCCGTCGGCATCTGCCTGGCCTGGGGCCGCGGCGGGCTGCTGACGCTCGGGCAGGGGGTGTTCTTCGGGCTCGGCGGCTACGCGATGGCGATGCATCTGAAGATCGTGGACGCCGGGCCCGGCACCATTCCCGACTTCATGCAGTTGTACGGCACCGCCACCGAACTGCCCTGGTGGTGGCGACCGTTCGCCAACCCGGTGTTCGCGCTCGCGGCGACCGTGCTGCTGCCGATGGCCGTCGCCGCCGTCCTCGGTTCGTTCATCTTCCGGCGCCGGGTCAAGGGCGCGTACTTCGCGATCCTCAGCCAGGCACTGGCCGCCGCGTTCGCGATCTGGCTGGTGGGCCAGCAGGCCACGACCGGTGGCACCAACGGACTCACCGACATCCAGGGCTTCTTCGGCTACGACCTCGACGACCCCGTCAACCAGCGGATGGTGTACTTCGTCATCGCCGCGGCCCTGCTCCTCCTGATCGCCCTGGCCCGCCAGCTCATCCACAGCCGGTACGGCGAACTCCTGGTCGCCGTACGGGACTCGGAGGAGCGCGTGCGCTTCCTCGGGTACAACCCGGCGAACGTGAAGCTCGTCGCGTATGTGGTGGCCGCCGGCATGGCGGGCCTCGCGGGCGCCCTCTTCGTCCCCGCCGTCGGCATCATCTCCCCCGCGCTGATCGGGATCGTGCCGTCCATCGAGCTGGTCATCGGCGCCGCGGTCGGCGGCCGGGCGAGCCTGGCCGGCGCGGTGCTCGGGGCGATCGCGGTCGCCTGGGCCAAGACGGCCCTGTCGGAGGAGTTCCCGGCGGCCTGGACGTACTTCCAGGGTCTGCTGTTCATCGTGGCGCTGGCGTTCCTGCCGGGCGGTCTCGCCTCGCTGGTGGGGATCGCACGGCGGCGCAGGGCCTCACGGGTGTCCGCCGACACGGCGCCCGTCCTTCCCGTGGGAGAAGCGGCATGA
- the urtD gene encoding urea ABC transporter ATP-binding protein UrtD, whose amino-acid sequence MSELSDRAGLPGLEIRQLRVSFDGFTAVDGVDLDVRPGDLRFLIGPNGAGKTTLVDAVTGLVKADGSVRFGGAELLGRSVHRIARSGIGRTFQTATVFEELTVLQNLDIAAGAGRSVLTMLRRRTGVPESVARALETVGLTELADSPAGTLAHGQKQWLEIGMLLVQDVRLLLLDEPVAGMSHDERQSTGELLERISEERTVVVIEHDMDFMRSFARSVSVLHAGRVLSEGTVADVQADPKVQEVYLGHAPQESTTAEPAAGVAVQEA is encoded by the coding sequence ATGAGTGAGCTGTCGGACCGTGCGGGCCTCCCGGGCCTCGAAATACGGCAACTGCGGGTGTCCTTCGACGGATTCACCGCCGTGGACGGTGTGGACCTCGACGTCAGGCCGGGTGACCTGCGCTTCCTCATCGGGCCGAACGGTGCGGGCAAGACCACGCTGGTGGACGCGGTCACCGGCCTGGTGAAGGCGGACGGCTCGGTGCGCTTCGGGGGCGCGGAACTGCTCGGACGGAGCGTGCACCGGATCGCCCGGTCCGGGATCGGGCGTACGTTCCAGACGGCCACCGTCTTCGAGGAGTTGACGGTGCTCCAGAACCTGGACATCGCGGCGGGCGCGGGCCGGAGCGTGCTGACGATGCTGCGGCGCCGCACGGGTGTACCGGAGTCCGTCGCGCGGGCCCTGGAGACGGTCGGGCTCACGGAGCTCGCCGACAGCCCGGCCGGGACGCTCGCGCACGGCCAGAAGCAGTGGCTGGAGATCGGCATGCTGCTCGTGCAGGACGTACGGCTGCTGCTGCTCGACGAGCCGGTGGCCGGGATGAGCCACGACGAACGCCAGTCCACCGGTGAGCTGTTGGAGCGGATCAGCGAGGAGCGGACCGTGGTCGTCATCGAGCATGACATGGACTTCATGCGGTCCTTCGCGCGCAGCGTGAGCGTGCTGCACGCGGGCAGGGTGCTGAGCGAGGGGACGGTGGCCGACGTGCAGGCGGACCCCAAGGTGCAGGAGGTGTACCTCGGGCACGCGCCCCAGGAGTCCACCACCGCCGAGCCGGCCGCGGGCGTGGCCGTACAGGAGGCGTGA
- the urtE gene encoding urea ABC transporter ATP-binding subunit UrtE — MLEIDDVHVGYHRSTVLHGVCVEVPKDGVAAVLGHNGAGKSTLLRAAVGLLTPARGAVRLDGEDITRRKPHERVARGMAYVPQGQQAFPHLTTAENLQLVADGRRRGKAAIAEALDLFPALRALSNRRAGLLSGGQRQQLAIARALVTEPRILLLDEPTEGIQPSVVAEIEETILALAARGGLSVLLVEQHVGFAMRAAQRYCVLEAGRVTSFGAGGQEAERSVREALSV; from the coding sequence ATGCTGGAGATCGACGACGTTCACGTCGGCTACCACCGCAGCACCGTCCTGCACGGCGTCTGTGTCGAGGTGCCGAAGGACGGCGTCGCCGCCGTGCTCGGGCACAACGGCGCCGGCAAGAGCACCCTGCTGCGCGCCGCGGTCGGGCTGCTGACCCCCGCGCGCGGCGCCGTACGCCTGGACGGGGAGGACATCACGCGCCGCAAGCCCCATGAGCGGGTGGCGCGCGGCATGGCGTACGTACCCCAGGGGCAGCAGGCCTTCCCTCACCTCACCACCGCCGAGAACCTCCAGCTGGTCGCGGACGGACGCAGGCGCGGCAAGGCGGCGATCGCCGAGGCGCTGGATCTGTTCCCGGCGCTGCGGGCGCTGTCGAACCGCCGCGCGGGTCTGCTCTCGGGCGGGCAGCGGCAGCAACTCGCCATCGCCCGCGCCCTGGTGACGGAGCCTCGGATTCTGCTCCTGGACGAACCGACCGAGGGCATCCAGCCGTCGGTCGTGGCCGAGATCGAGGAGACGATTCTCGCCCTCGCCGCCCGCGGTGGGCTCTCGGTGCTGCTGGTCGAACAGCACGTGGGCTTCGCGATGCGGGCGGCGCAGCGGTACTGCGTCCTGGAGGCGGGGCGGGTCACGTCCTTTGGCGCGGGCGGGCAGGAGGCGGAGCGGTCGGTGCGGGAGGCGCTGAGCGTGTAG
- a CDS encoding RNA polymerase sigma factor: protein MAVGVEEVFRAEYGRAVAVLVRFLGDIDLAEEAVQDAFTTALRTWPESGVPPSPAGWIITTARNRAIDRLRRESTREARHAEAAQLYAPGTPAEEGPVRDDRLRLIFTCCHPALATQAQVALTLRLLGGLTTAQIARAFLVPEPTMAQRLVRAKAKIRDARIPYRIPRDADLPDRVRGVLAVVYLIFNEGYGGREDLCAEALRLGRLLAELMPDEPEVIGLLALMLLIEARRPARETPEGTLILLADQERGRWERGLIAEGQALVRRCLRRDQPGPYQIQAAINAVHSDAPTAAATDWRQILALYDQLMALAPSPVVALNRAVAVAETAGPQPALDLVDALDLDGYHAFHAVRADLLRRLGRGTEAVRAYEAAIARTDNAAERGYLERRRAELTPE, encoded by the coding sequence ATGGCCGTCGGTGTCGAGGAGGTCTTCCGCGCGGAGTACGGCCGCGCGGTCGCCGTCCTGGTCCGCTTCCTCGGCGACATCGACCTCGCCGAGGAAGCGGTCCAGGACGCCTTCACCACCGCACTGCGGACGTGGCCGGAGAGCGGAGTCCCGCCGAGCCCGGCCGGCTGGATCATCACCACCGCGCGGAACAGGGCGATCGACCGGCTGCGCCGCGAGTCCACGCGCGAGGCCCGCCACGCCGAAGCGGCCCAGCTGTACGCGCCCGGCACACCGGCCGAGGAGGGCCCCGTGCGCGACGACCGGCTCCGCCTCATCTTCACCTGCTGCCACCCCGCGCTCGCCACCCAGGCACAGGTCGCGCTGACGCTGCGGCTGCTCGGCGGCCTCACCACGGCGCAGATCGCCCGCGCCTTCCTCGTGCCCGAACCCACCATGGCGCAGCGTCTGGTCCGCGCCAAGGCCAAGATCCGCGACGCCCGCATCCCGTACCGCATCCCGCGCGATGCCGACCTCCCGGACCGCGTCAGGGGCGTGCTCGCCGTCGTCTACCTCATCTTCAACGAGGGCTACGGCGGCCGCGAGGACCTGTGCGCCGAGGCCCTGCGCCTCGGCCGTCTCCTGGCCGAGCTGATGCCGGACGAGCCGGAGGTCATCGGCCTGCTCGCGCTGATGCTGCTGATCGAGGCGCGCCGCCCGGCCCGTGAGACGCCCGAGGGCACCCTGATCCTGCTGGCCGACCAGGAACGCGGCCGGTGGGAGCGCGGCCTGATCGCCGAGGGCCAGGCGCTCGTACGCCGCTGCCTGCGACGCGATCAGCCCGGGCCGTACCAGATCCAGGCCGCGATCAACGCCGTCCACAGCGACGCGCCTACCGCTGCCGCCACCGACTGGCGCCAGATCCTCGCGCTCTACGACCAGCTGATGGCCCTGGCCCCCAGCCCGGTGGTCGCCCTGAACCGCGCCGTCGCCGTCGCCGAGACCGCGGGCCCGCAGCCGGCCCTCGACCTCGTCGACGCGCTCGACCTCGACGGCTACCACGCCTTCCACGCGGTCCGTGCCGACCTGCTCAGGCGCCTGGGCCGCGGCACCGAAGCCGTGCGGGCCTACGAGGCGGCCATCGCCCGCACGGACAACGCGGCCGAACGCGGGTATCTGGAGCGCCGCAGGGCGGAACTCACGCCGGAGTGA
- a CDS encoding YciI family protein, with product MKHYLLSVMQPAGEPPAPEVLEGIMHNLDVFHAELREAGAWVFAGGLHGPETATVLRAEEGGDVLITDGPYTESKEYLGGICLIKAPDLDAALEWGRKATLATTLPIEVRPFMGEA from the coding sequence ATGAAGCACTACCTGCTCAGCGTCATGCAGCCGGCCGGCGAGCCGCCCGCCCCCGAGGTCCTGGAAGGGATCATGCACAACCTCGACGTCTTCCACGCGGAACTGCGCGAGGCGGGCGCCTGGGTGTTCGCCGGGGGACTGCACGGCCCGGAGACGGCCACCGTGCTGCGGGCCGAGGAGGGCGGCGATGTCCTGATCACCGACGGCCCGTACACCGAGAGCAAGGAGTACCTCGGCGGGATCTGCCTCATCAAGGCCCCCGACCTCGACGCCGCCCTCGAGTGGGGCCGCAAGGCGACACTGGCGACGACGCTCCCGATCGAGGTACGCCCCTTCATGGGCGAGGCCTGA
- a CDS encoding acyl-CoA dehydrogenase family protein, whose product MTTPPDPHPLVAGARRLAAEVLAPRAEQVDQEGVPASSIEAVKRSGLLGLSAPVEYGGSAAPAAVARETAEILAGACCSTWFVQTQHHTPVMTLAKSELPVREWLLGPLARGELLSGVAYAQLRAYPRVPVRVTRERGGWRFDGTVPWYTGWGLNDVMLLAGVTDTDEALFAFTEARAQPGLRPSPPMRLAALTAARTVSLELDGLWLPEEAVALRTPYETWAAADRPKNTNAGPAVFGITASALGLLADGDPAAQESARVLRGRLDEVRRHAYALADHPVPSERIEERLVVKTRAYDLMRAATTAAVVAGGGRAMDLGSPAQRLAREGMFLLVQGQTAEVRTAHLGSLAAPY is encoded by the coding sequence ATGACCACTCCACCGGATCCGCATCCGCTCGTCGCCGGGGCGCGCCGGCTCGCCGCCGAGGTGCTGGCGCCCCGCGCGGAGCAGGTGGACCAGGAGGGGGTGCCCGCGAGCAGTATCGAGGCGGTCAAGCGGTCGGGGCTGCTCGGGCTGAGCGCGCCGGTGGAGTACGGCGGGTCGGCGGCGCCGGCCGCCGTGGCCCGCGAGACCGCGGAGATCCTGGCCGGGGCCTGCTGTTCGACGTGGTTCGTGCAGACCCAGCACCACACGCCGGTGATGACCCTGGCCAAGAGCGAACTGCCTGTGCGGGAGTGGTTGTTGGGGCCGTTGGCGAGGGGGGAGCTGCTGTCCGGGGTGGCGTACGCCCAGTTGCGCGCGTATCCCCGTGTTCCGGTGCGGGTCACCCGGGAGCGCGGCGGCTGGCGCTTCGACGGGACGGTGCCCTGGTACACGGGCTGGGGGCTCAACGACGTGATGCTGCTGGCCGGGGTCACGGACACGGACGAAGCGCTCTTCGCCTTCACCGAGGCCCGTGCGCAGCCGGGGTTGCGCCCGTCGCCGCCGATGCGGCTCGCGGCGCTGACCGCCGCGCGCACGGTGTCACTGGAACTGGACGGCCTGTGGCTGCCCGAGGAGGCGGTGGCGCTGCGGACGCCGTACGAGACCTGGGCGGCTGCCGACCGGCCCAAGAACACCAACGCCGGACCCGCCGTCTTCGGGATCACCGCGTCGGCGCTCGGCCTGCTGGCGGACGGCGATCCGGCCGCGCAGGAGTCCGCGCGGGTCCTGCGCGGCCGGCTCGACGAGGTCCGGCGGCACGCGTACGCGCTGGCCGACCACCCCGTGCCGTCGGAGCGGATCGAGGAACGGCTGGTGGTCAAGACACGCGCCTACGACCTGATGCGCGCGGCCACGACCGCGGCCGTGGTGGCCGGGGGCGGCCGGGCCATGGACCTCGGCAGCCCCGCGCAGCGGCTGGCGCGGGAGGGGATGTTCCTGCTCGTGCAGGGACAGACGGCCGAGGTACGCACGGCGCACCTCGGGTCCTTGGCCGCGCCGTACTAG
- a CDS encoding GlxA family transcriptional regulator: MSEMQWPCTDPRPDPSADAAGRHRIAVLALPGVPPFELGIPSRVFGSVLDAGSRPLYEVTVCTADGAPVLSDAGFTVQPAAGPEALAAADTVIVPPTHAMPELGRGGPLPPEVTAAIAGIRPGTRLVSICTGSYVLAAAGLLDGRPATTHWHLAPEFRRAYPRVKVDEEVLFVDDGDVLTSAGVAAGVDLCLHMIRRDHGAAAANRAARMCVVPPWRDGGQAQYIDRPVPEPTVATTTATRAWALEHLGEPLSLNRLAEHARMSLRSFTRRFRDEVGMTPVQWLTAQRLELAKQLLETTDLSIDLVAHRCGFGSANSLRAHMRTAFGVSPASYRRTFHTDDLVEAGV; this comes from the coding sequence ATGAGCGAGATGCAGTGGCCGTGCACCGACCCCCGCCCCGACCCGAGCGCCGACGCGGCCGGGCGGCACCGCATCGCCGTCCTCGCCCTGCCCGGCGTCCCGCCCTTCGAACTCGGCATCCCCTCCCGCGTCTTCGGCAGCGTCCTGGACGCCGGCTCACGCCCGCTGTACGAGGTCACCGTCTGCACCGCCGACGGCGCCCCGGTCCTCAGCGACGCCGGGTTCACCGTGCAGCCCGCGGCCGGTCCCGAGGCCCTGGCCGCCGCGGACACCGTGATCGTCCCGCCCACGCACGCCATGCCCGAGCTGGGCCGCGGCGGCCCGCTGCCGCCCGAGGTCACCGCGGCCATCGCCGGCATCCGGCCCGGCACCCGCCTGGTGTCCATCTGCACCGGCTCCTACGTCCTGGCCGCCGCGGGCCTCCTCGACGGCCGGCCCGCCACCACCCACTGGCACCTCGCCCCCGAGTTCCGCCGCGCCTACCCCCGCGTCAAGGTCGACGAGGAGGTCCTCTTCGTCGACGACGGCGACGTCCTGACCTCCGCGGGCGTCGCCGCCGGCGTCGACCTGTGCCTGCACATGATCCGCCGCGACCACGGCGCCGCCGCCGCCAACCGCGCCGCCCGCATGTGCGTCGTCCCGCCCTGGCGGGACGGCGGCCAGGCCCAGTACATCGACCGCCCGGTGCCCGAACCCACCGTCGCCACCACCACCGCCACCCGCGCCTGGGCCCTGGAACACCTCGGCGAACCCCTCTCCCTGAACCGCCTGGCCGAACACGCCCGGATGAGCCTGCGCTCCTTCACCCGCCGCTTCCGCGACGAGGTCGGCATGACCCCCGTGCAGTGGCTCACCGCGCAACGCCTGGAACTGGCCAAGCAGTTGCTGGAGACCACCGACCTGTCCATCGACCTGGTCGCCCACCGCTGTGGCTTCGGCTCCGCCAACTCCCTGCGCGCCCACATGCGCACCGCCTTCGGTGTCTCACCCGCCTCCTACCGCCGCACCTTCCATACCGACGACCTGGTGGAAGCGGGCGTCTGA